Below is a window of Arabidopsis thaliana chromosome 2, partial sequence DNA.
ATGTTTAGAGAAAGCTGAAGATCCGATTTTGACTTGTTGTGGTCATTTGTTCTGTTGGGGTTGCTTCTATCAGTTGCCTTTAATTTACTTAAACATAAAGGAATGTCCGGTTTGCGATGGGGAAGTGACTGACGCCGAGGTGATTCCGATATATGGTAATGGAGATGATTGTGATGGTACTAAACCAAAGTTAGAAGATTGTGGTATTAGTCTACCTCCAAGGCCTAATGCTAAAAGAGTGGAAAGTGTTCGTCAAAAGATCATAAACCGAGGGAACCCTTTCTTCCCTGGGCACGAAAACGAAGCAATCGAACATATTAGAAGAACTATTGATTCCATAGGACTACAAGCTTTAGCTCAAGGCGATGAGTTTGGTTTGACAAACATAATAAACAATGGAGGAGACAATGGtggacaacaacaacaacaacaacatcatcatcatcatcatccgcCTTTTGGACCTTTGAGGTTATTGCCACCATATGCTACTTTCCCAGGTCTTCTAGTTGATACCTCAGACATACCAGCACcctttgatgatgatgcttttGATGTTGATAGTTTTGTTGACACAACTAGTTTGAGAAGAAACCGTAGAAGACCTTCACCAGCCGTACGAGCTTCTTATCAGAGAAACCGAAGTAACAATGCTTCTCAAACGATTTCGTTCAGGCTCGGTTCTTCAGCTTCATCAGCACCTAGAGAGTTTGCTGTTCCAAGCTCCTCCATTATGACGAGAAGCCAAACTGTAAACCCTACTGAAGTGGTTACTTCGAGTACTTCAGCTTCATCGTCTAGGAGAAGAACAGAAGATGTAAACAATGGACCTCGGACCAGGTCTAGAAGGAGGCTGaggtaaaaaggaaaaacgGTCGCCGGAATCTTGACACCATCCATTCTCAACCATTGCTCCATCATTACTAAAACCTCATCATAACTCTGTTCTTGTCTGAATACTGAATGTATATGTACATTCTATGTCTACTTGTAATTTCTGCTAGCCTCTGAAACTTTGGATAtcatatctttgttttttttttgggaaaataaTTTAACTTGATATCCTGAAGTGTTTGATTTCAACAAGTATATTTCTTATACATCTTAAACTTATGGGGTTAGTTtattagaaggaaaaaatacTAGGGGTAAATTCGcaatttaaaataagattCTCGTCTTATGGAAAAACGTCACGCTGTTTTACCCTAGAAACTGAAACGGAACGTAATTATTTACGTGACTTATGAAAAGTCATCGGCGATTGTTTCTAATTTGTCATCGCCGCCGTTGAACTATCTCGCCGGCGATAATGATCTACGTTGGTGGAGTGCAATTTCTAGACGAGAGTAGCTCTTTttcattgtcttcttcatcgcaggtagatttctttttcttcgtctCTCACGAATCTCTATCTAGTTGCTTAACTAGGATTTGTCTTTATATGTTAAGTGATGTGGTTCTAGATCTTTAAACCTGGAATTGATTTTGCTCAATATGATGTTCTTATGTTATCTCATGATAAGTAATCATTGGTCTATTTCACAGTTTGTTTGACTTTGAATGGCTACATCATTTGGTGAACAGGGAAGTAGCTTGCTTGTTGATGTAATGAGTCATCCTGTGATAACGTTAGCTTCTGATTCCTTTAAGAATCTTGAGGAAAAGAATGTTTCTTTCGATGAAAGTGATTCAGAGAGCTCAACAAAAGACAGATATGTTTACATATTCCAAAGAGAATTTGCTGTTGTGAATCCAGCTCTTGTTGATGTTAGTTGTTGTTACCTCACTAGCCCCATCTTAAAATGGTTACACTctagtgtttccttgttgtCTAATGATTTTgctcaatttttttattgcatGAGAATTAGTTTGTTGGCACCGATGAAGCAACAACTTGTGTAGGCCTTGTTATCCGCAACAGAAAATCTGGAATGTAAGCATTTGATCCTTTTATATGCTTATTAAGAGGATG
It encodes the following:
- a CDS encoding RING/U-box superfamily protein (RING/U-box superfamily protein; FUNCTIONS IN: zinc ion binding; EXPRESSED IN: cultured cell; CONTAINS InterPro DOMAIN/s: Zinc finger, RING-type (InterPro:IPR001841); BEST Arabidopsis thaliana protein match is: RING/U-box superfamily protein (TAIR:AT3G58030.4); Has 1419 Blast hits to 1419 proteins in 219 species: Archae - 0; Bacteria - 0; Metazoa - 641; Fungi - 147; Plants - 430; Viruses - 10; Other Eukaryotes - 191 (source: NCBI BLink).), whose amino-acid sequence is MSTSVQGETMDLDLNQEPSSDSESPGGLMTALSPMLEELESAQERIQERIRQLEVIVSRIREREITTTTTPALVSPNEHRDSTAGVIHERSRERLVENGENKTYLIAKALNMEKTSSVPGGFFDCNICLEKAEDPILTCCGHLFCWGCFYQLPLIYLNIKECPVCDGEVTDAEVIPIYGNGDDCDGTKPKLEDCGISLPPRPNAKRVESVRQKIINRGNPFFPGHENEAIEHIRRTIDSIGLQALAQGDEFGLTNIINNGGDNGGQQQQQQHHHHHHPPFGPLRLLPPYATFPGLLVDTSDIPAPFDDDAFDVDSFVDTTSLRRNRRRPSPAVRASYQRNRSNNASQTISFRLGSSASSAPREFAVPSSSIMTRSQTVNPTEVVTSSTSASSSRRRTEDVNNGPRTRSRRRLR